One Tamandua tetradactyla isolate mTamTet1 chromosome 20, mTamTet1.pri, whole genome shotgun sequence DNA segment encodes these proteins:
- the LOC143664100 gene encoding LOW QUALITY PROTEIN: uncharacterized protein LOC143664100 (The sequence of the model RefSeq protein was modified relative to this genomic sequence to represent the inferred CDS: deleted 1 base in 1 codon), translated as MATEQGEARSQVSVTFKDVAVFFTRDEWRKLDPSQRNLYQDVMLENYRNLISVGLPFSKPKVISLLQQGEEPWKVEKESPGGSSLGWKSSHKTTKSTQTQDSFQGLVMTRSKRNGPWDFKSENPCIYENRLEKLDKKKILTIERNHRNIEFGQKLSLKPVPDRQQIVSREKTLPKCEIQGNAFKQNSNLFNQPKINATEKRYKCSMCEKTFINNSSLRKHEKNHSGEKLFKCKECLKAFNQSSALIQHQITHTGEKPYVCKQCGKAFTLSTSLYKHLRTHTVEKSYRCKECGKSFSRRSGLFIHQKIHAGENPYKYNPGRKSSSYSTSLPGCQRIHSRKKSYLCNECGNTFKSSSSLRYHQRIHTGEKPFKCSECGRAFSQSASLIQHERIHTGEKPYRCNECGKGFTSISRLNRHRIIHTGEKFYSCNECGKALSSHSTLIIHERIHTGEKPCKCKVCGKAFRQSSALIQHQRMHTGERPYKCNECGKTFRCNSSLSNHQRIHTGEKPYRCEECGMSFGQSSALIQHRRIHTGEKPFKCNTCGKTFRQSSSRIAHQRIHTGEKPYECNTCGKLFNHRSSLTNHYKIHIEENP; from the exons ATGGCTACTGAGCAGGGGGAAGCAAGGTCTCAGGTGTCCGTGACCTTCAAGGACGTGGCTGTATTCTTTACTCGGGATGAGTGGAGAAAGCTGGATCCTTCTCAGAGAAACTTGTACCAGGACGTGATGCTGGAGAACTACAGGAATCTGATCTCAGTGGGACTCCCATTTTCCAAACCAAAAGTGATCTCCCTGTTGCAGCAAGGAGAAGAACCATGGAAGGTAGAAAAAGAAAGTCCTGGAGGCTCCTCTCTAGGATGGAAGAGCAGCCATAAAACCACAAAGTCAACTCAAACACAAGACTCATTTCAGGGACTGGTAATGACAAGATCCAAAAGGAATGGGCCTTGGGACTTTAAATCAGAAAATCCCTGCATATATGAAAATAGAttagaaaaactggataaaaagaaaattctcacTATAGAAAGAAACCATAGAAATATTGAATTTGGCCAAAAGTTAAGCCTAAAGCCAGTCCCTGATAGACAACAGATAGTTTCTAGGGAAAAAACACTGCCAAAATGTGAAATACAAGGAAATGCTTTTAAAcagaattcaaatttatttaaccaaCCAAAAATCAACGCAACGGAA AAACGGTATAAATGCAGTATGTGTGAGAAAACCTTCATTAATAATTCATCCCTTCGTAAACATGAGAAAAACCATAGTggagagaaattatttaaatgtaaagaatgtTTGAAAGCATTCAACCAAAGTTCAGCTCTAATTCAGCATCAAataactcatactggagagaaaccctatgtatGTAaacaatgtgggaaagccttcactcttAGTACATCTCTTTATAAACATCTAAGAACCCATACTGTGGAGAAATCTTACAGATGTAAAGAATGTGGCAAATCCTTCAGCCGAAGGTCAGGCCTTTTTATACATCAAAAAATCCATGCTGGTGAAAATCCCTATAAATATAATCCAGGTAGGAAGTCATCTAGTTACAGCACATCCCTTCCTGGATGTCAGAGAATTCATTCCAGAAAGAAGTCCTATTTATGTAATGAATGTGGCAACacttttaagtctagttcatccCTTCGTTatcatcagagaattcacactggagagaaaccttttaAATGTAGTGAATGTGGGAGAGCCTTCAGTCAGAGTGCATCTCTTATTCAACATgaaagaattcacactggagaaaagccctatagatgtaatgaatgtgggaaaggcTTCACTTCTATTTCACGACTTAACAGACACCGAAtaattcatactggtgagaagTTTTATAGTTGTAATGAATGCGGTAAAGCCTTAAGTTCCCACTCAACACTTATTATTCATGAGAGAATTCATACCGGAGAGAAACCATGTAAGTGTAAagtatgtggaaaagccttcaggcAAAGTTCAGCTCTCATTCAACATCAGAGAATGCATACTGGAGAAAGAccctataaatgtaatgaatgtgggaaaacatTCAGGTGTAACTCATCCCTTAGTAATCACCAGAGAATTCATACCGGAGAGAAACCATATCGATGTGAAGAATGTGGGATGTCTTTTGGCCAAAGTTCAGCTCTTATTCAACATCGCagaattcatacaggagagaaaccctttaaatgtaatacatgtgGGAAAACTTTTAGACAAAGTTCATCACGTATTgcacatcagagaattcatactggagagaaaccctatgaatgtaatacGTGTGGGAAACTTTTCAACCACAGGTCATCCCTGACTAATCattataaaattcatatagaagaaAACCCCTAG